The following nucleotide sequence is from Halogeometricum borinquense DSM 11551.
GCTCGGCTTCAGCGAGAACGCGCGTCTTGTCAGTCGTCGGGTCAAGCGACGTCTCCTCGTCTACCCAGCCGCCGCCGTGATCGCCGTAGACGCCCGTCGAGGAGGTGTACACGAGTCGGTCAGGTTGCGACGCTCGTCCGCCATACTCGTCGATGACGTTCTGAAGTCCTTCGACGTAGACGCGCCGAGCGGCCTCGGCACCGCGCCCGCCGGAACTAGCAGCGAACACCAGCCAATCGGCGTCCGGAAGCGGCGCGAGAGAATCGGGATCGGTCACGTCCGCACGAGCGGGCGAGAACCCAGCGGATTCGACCGCCGCGAGGCCGTCATCGGAGCGACGGACGCCCGTTACGTCGTGACCGCTCTCGGCCAACTGACGGCCGAGTTCGAGACCGACGTAGCCGCATCCGAGTACGAGTGCGTGAGCCATCTATCGGTCGTTTCGCTCGGCGATGTAGCCGTGGATGGCTGCCAGTTGTTCGAGCGTCATCGACGTTCGACCCTCAAGGGCCTGCTGTACCTCCTGTCCGGAGAGGTCCAACGTCACGTTCGAGGCGATGGTGTCCACGTCAAGCACGCCCGTCGTCATCCCCATCAGGAGGTGATCGCGGAGTTCGAGGACGATAGCTTCGCTGTCGGGGTAGTCGTCGGAAAGTGCCAACAGAGCCGCTGCATCCTCGACGTGCATCTCGGGGACTGCACCGTCCGCGAGGGCGGCAACCTGCGCTTCGTCTACGCCGGATTCAGCCGCCGCCGCTTCGACGCCAACATCGTCCACGACGGTCCGAATCTGCGTTTCGTACGCCTCCCGCAACTCGGTCGTCGATAGCGCTGCTGGGTCGTCGGCCGCGTCGTAGAGCATAGACGTACTCACTGCGCCTCGGCCAAAACCGTTTCCTGTTGCGTTC
It contains:
- a CDS encoding DUF5791 family protein, encoding MLYDAADDPAALSTTELREAYETQIRTVVDDVGVEAAAAESGVDEAQVAALADGAVPEMHVEDAAALLALSDDYPDSEAIVLELRDHLLMGMTTGVLDVDTIASNVTLDLSGQEVQQALEGRTSMTLEQLAAIHGYIAERNDR